Part of the Leishmania major strain Friedlin complete genome, chromosome 7 genome is shown below.
GGGGAGTGACATGTTTCAGAGAACTTGCACGCCCAGGCTGCTCGCGTGCACTtcagcgctgctgaagcgcagTGGCAAGCCAAGCGACTTGCCCGACTACAAGCAAGTCTACCTACCGTACGACACAGCGCCAACGAAGACGGAGCTTGACAGAGAGCGGCGGAAGTTCATGCACGCGTACTCTGGTCGCATGGAGCACCGGAAGATGGTAGAGGTGAAGGATGTGCCGCAGAACATGTACACATACGGCAAAGAGGGTATGTCCATCCCCATCTCTATCTTCAAGGATCAAGCCGACCCTGTCATCGGTCCCGAGTGGACGTATCCGGGTATTTTCGAGAACAAAATCGTGGCACAGCACTGGTACATGGAAGAGCTCTTTGACCGCGAAAAGAGCAACACGTTCGAGTcaccgtggcagcggcaggtgcTGGACAATCAAGTGAAACGCCGCCTCGGTAAGGTTGCGTGGCGAATGTCGATGCTCAACATAAAGACCATCGACATTTTCCATAAGGAGCGTGGTGCGTCAAAAAGACCGGGCGCAGGGGATACGAAGGCCCCAGCAACGCCGGCGGGAAAGAAGTAGTGggccgccgctcctctttttcggcgtttttttttggggggagggatgcGACGGAGCCACGTCACGCTTCGCTCACGCTAGGCCACGCCTCTGTGCACTGCATggtgtgttttgtgtgtcATGTGCATATGAAGGTGCAGAGATGTTGACGTTGTACTGTTCTGTCACAGctatgtgtttgtgtgtgtgcgacaGGGAGAAGCAGGAAGTCTCATATCAGATCTCTCTTTCGATGCCCGCGGCTTCGGCCAGCTTTTCCACGCACGTGCATGAGGCAGCGGATGCCCTCTGCTCCAGCATTCACCTGCATTGGTGATAAATGAAGCTGTGAAGCGctgctttcttctctcccctctctgtgtCACACACGTCTGAGCATGCGTAACGACTTGTGGCTGTGTGGATGCCCTCCGTCAACACTGTCTACACACGCAATAGCCTCAGTGTGCGGGCCACCATCCTGCATGTTCGCTGCATCACCATCATACACACGTACTcatctctcctcttctcatTCACCCTTACTTACTTTCTCTTGCCCACCCATCcccgctcctctcctctctccatctccctcTGTCCCCATGTCTCTGCGGAAGTGAAGCAGGGTCCATCAACACATTCCTTTTATCGCCTCGCTGTGTCTTATCCCCATTTCTCAGCCTATACGTTCCTTCTGACCTCCTTTGTCCAGTTTTTTCTCCGTGGGATAGCGCTCCACAATACCCTGGCATCCTCGGattcccctccctccctgctcTTTCCCCTTCACAGCACATCCGTTCCGCgagaccacacacacacacacacaagccgAGCAGGAGGCAGCTGTGCTTTTTGACTTCCTTTCTTCTGTCTCTTCCTGGCTGCGTAGTCGCCGTTGTTGTCGCTGCGCGTTTCCGCCCCTCTTTCCTGTCGCCCTTTCgttcggctgctgcgctcctcccccccccttcctcttcgtccCTCCGCGTgggcgcacacaagcacgttTCACTTGTGCCGATGTTCCGAATGAAGTCTCTGAAGCTTCTAGTGGTCATCGGTGTGTCGCTGGCCCTCTGCTCCACCCTTTCCCTGGCTGCCGAAAATGGTAAGAGACTCTATCCCGCGTGTGGAGTCACAGAGCACACCACCTCGGCCAGCTCGCAGGTGACATCAACCCTGTACAGCTTCTCGGGCCGCACGCACAGCTTGACAATGACCTGCCTGGCGTACGAGGTTGTGTCTGTGGGAAACGATCACGCAGACGAGGACTACTGCCTTGTTGAGCACCAGACCGAGTACATGTACGCCCTCGTCATCCACGCCGTCTACACAACGGGCAACGGCGTTACCGTGGAGCGCAATTTCTCGATTCGCGACATGAGGGGCGGCTCCCTGGCAGAGTTGACAGTAGCAATGCCCACTCTCAGTCGATTCTCCGTTATGTTCACCAACCTAGCGACAGACACCCGGTGCAACCTGCGAGTACGCGCACTCCTTTCGTACAAGATAGCGGGCAAGGCTGGGGCGGGGAACAACGCACCGATTGTGGTAGCAGTGTCACCACACACAGTATACTCGAAGAGCGCCGATCGCAGCGTTCTTGTGCTCGACCACGGCGTTGGTCAGGTGCCACAGAGCACCGATATTGTCTCGCTGGTCGACTTCTCGCAGGggacgtgcgcgcggccggATGGCAACGTGCTCTACATGGACTACCTCACCGCGATACCAGCCACAGTTCATGTCTACGGCAACCGGACCCAGCTCAGTGTGCGCGCCATTACCTTCCACGAGCCTAACACATACCGCGTGTGCTACCGCGCGCAAAACAGCCACGTGGCGACGCAGATAGGTGTCATCACCGTGTATGCCGGGAACCCGGCGTACTACGACGTCGTCGGTGGTGTCAATGAGAAGGGCGAAGTGCTGGTCGGCACTGAGACGACTATCAAGTTCTACGGCCACGACCTCGACACCCGCGAGAACGGCGACGAAGCCAAGTTTGTGGAGTTCACGAAAGAGTGCGATACGGGCAAACCCGCCGGTGGCGTCCCTCTTGCCAACGACTTGGAGCCAGAAGACAACTACGGACCGAACACCACCTACTCCCTGTGGAAGTCGACCATAGCCGAGGGCGGCTCCTACAAGGTGTGCTACAAGCGCAAGGCAGTTAATGTGTGGACGGAGGTGCCGTTCATCGAGGATGTCGCCATCGCTGATAGGCCCGGGGAGTCCACCCAGGCGCCTGTTCCCACACCGACGCAtccctccacacacgcggagTGTCCCATGGCGACCGAAACGGCGGAGCACCCGTGGCCCAAGTTTAAGAGTGCCAAGGTCGTGCTCACGGTGAAGAAGCTGCCCAGCGACTTCCTGAGCACGCTGAGCAGCCTCCTCTGTCTGAAGCGGTCCATGTTCACACTGGCGTACCTGAAGCACAACAGCGAGGGCAAACAAGTTGTCTTCCTGGTGCTGAACTGCGAGGAGAACGAGAACGCAGCGCTGAGCGAGTGCAGCTCGATCGAGCGCCTCAATTACTTTGCATCCTTGTCGAAGAAGCAGCTCGAGGACCACGGGATCGAATCGGTGCAGGGCAGCACCCACATGCTGGCGttcgacgaggacgaggggaGTAGCCGCAATGTGTTCGGGCTCATTTTACTCTGTGCAAGCATATTGGCAGCAGGCGGCATGGTAGTCTTCGCCGTATGTCGCTATATggagcggcgccaccacTTTGTTCAGTTCGGCctggacgacgacgacattGACGACATGTACGACTTCAACGCCGCACCGAGGTCTGCCATGCGCATCCAGTACGATGTGGCGCCTCAGGCAGAGCCGACACGCATCGCCAACTCTGTCATCGAGATTGAAGACTAGTGGGTGCACAGGGTCGAAGGGGGTACCCTGGACGCTCATCGCTCGCACCTGTACCCTCTGCGCGTCTCTCCCCTAAGcatctcttcttttttttccctgACTCGAGCACAGCAGCGTGGGGTGCATGGAAGTGAGCACaaagtgcgtgtgtgtgtgtgttccctTCAGCGCCGTTGCCGATATTGTCATGGCTGCTTCCATCGCTCGCTtgccctctctctatatgccgcgcggcgctgggtcagcagctcctccagagCTGACGCGGATTATGGTCACATCTGGAGACTAGTGTGGGTCGTCTCCACCGCAACCGCTGCTGGTGTCAATGTCCCGGTTGCACCTGgcactctccctctctccctccccccggTACGTCTCCTTCCTTTTTAGGTGCTGTTTCTGCGCGCTGACACCCACTCTTTGTACTTGGCACGATTGCCTTTGCGGTGCCCGTCTATACTTCCCTTCCCccgtctcctctctctctccctccctccctcccgcaGACACGCCCGCACTTTACAACGGCCGCATCAagtgcaggtgctgcgggCATAAGCCCACACACAACTGCCGTAGATGACAGGCAGTGAAGGCGCTGCACAGGGCGGCTTGTTCGTGCGGACAGTACGGAAAAGGACGTGTTTGTATCATGTACGTATTTGTGAAGATAATGAAcactgttgctgccgctccctTGCCCATCTTCCGTATTTCTATTCTTGCTGCTGTCTCTAGTTCACGCCGCCCCCATGACgtgggcacacacacctccgcgCGTGGCATCTCCGGGTCCGGTGTGTCCACTCGGTCTGGGTGGACGCTGAgcagccccctctccccgctcCCGTTCCGGCCAAATGCGGAgccgcttctggtggtgcgcgtgtccagcgccgacgacgtgggcgggcgagagcgggccatcgctgcggatgtcggcgggCGGGTCctgggcggcgtggcgtcggggcGAGCTCTGCGGCAGTGAACGCGTTTGCGGTGCTCATCGGATGGGCAAAAAGTGTCCGCGTGGCTCGAGCGTATGCCacacccggccctcgcaccgcctgctggtgtggggcgccTAAGAGCCGCCCTACGAGGCGCGAGGTGGGCGGGCGGCGTTTGAGGGCAGGGGCCGTCCTCGGGTGACTGGGTCGAGGGTGGAGCGGGGTCGGACCTCACGTTGTGCGGCAGAGAAGTTGACGCGATCataacaacaacaaaacgaggctacgctctctctctctctccttctctgtgCATGTTCCTCTCCGTGCAGTGCAGAGACATCAAGAAgagcgcatgcgcacagaAGACGCGCCATCGTGTTACAGTCCTTTACACTGCACCGCTATTGTGCGCCAGTCCCCATCTTTCGCCTCCGTTGGCGTGCATGTAGAGGGGGACCGGGTCGACGTAACGAGGCATCGTTGGAGCTGAAAGCACGTACTCGTTCGTTGTTTGGTGTGCTGCTATAATGGTCATCGCATTACCCCTCATCTTCTTtcacgcaccccctccccgcgcagctgcacatgTCAGCCATGCGTGGCGAACGAAGCCCCGTCttcgaggagctggaggagctcttCCAGAAACGCATTCTCGTGCTGGACGGTGGCATGGGCACTATGCTGCAGCGCTACAAGCTCGAGGAAACAGACTTCCGCGGCGAGGAGTTTAAGAATGCCACAAAGGATCTCAAGGGCAACAACGACCTGCTCTGTCTCACGCAGCCGGCGAAGGTGCGGGATGTGCACTACAAGTATGccatcgccggcgccgacgtcGTGGAGACGAACACGTTCAACTCGCAGGCGGTGAGTCAGTCCGACTACGAGACACAGCACCTTGTTCGTCGCATCAacctcgccgctgcgaaAATCTGCCGTGACGCGGCGGAGCAAGCCAGCCGCGAGACGGGGCGACGCATCTTCGTCGCCGGTGTGCTGGGCCCGCTGAACCGAACAGCTTCCATCTCGCCATCCGTCGAGCGCCCCGACTACCGCAACATCACATATGACGAAATTGTAGCCGCTTACACGGAGCAGGCGACGGCCCTGCTGGACGGAGGCGTAGATGTGCTGCTGATCGAGACAATCTTCGACTCCCTCAACGCCAAGGCGGCCCTCTTCGCGGTGAACACACTCTTCGAGGATAAGGGCTACACACGCCTTCCGATCATGGTGAGCGGCACCATTACAGACCTGTCCGGTCGCACTCTCAGCGGCCAGACAGTGGACGCCTTCTACTCGTCGATGCGGCACGGCAACATTATCTCGATCGGTCTCAACTGTGCCCTGGGTTGTCGCGAAATGCGCCCGTACGTCGAACGCCTTGCAGAGATCAGCGAGGGCTACGTGACGTGCCACCCCAACGCGGGGCTGCCGAACGCGATGGGTGAATACGACGAGCTGCCGGAGGACATGGCCCGTGACATCCGCGACTTTGCAGCGAACGGGTGGGTCAACCTCGTCGGCGGCTGCTGTGGTACAACCCCGGATCACATCCGTGCCATTGCCACGGCCGTGAAGGGCATCCCGCCGCGTCCGAGGGGGCACTCGAGTGAGACAATGGTCATCAGCGGGCTCGAGGCGCTGCACTTCACCCACCACATCGGCTTCTGCAACATCGGAGAGCGCTGCAACATCAGCGGCTCGCTAAAGTTTAAGCGCCTCGTCAAGGAGGGGAAGTGGGAGGAGTGCCTGGCGGTGGCCCGCCAGCAGGTCGAGGAGGGGGCCATGGTGTTGGACGTGAACATGGACGATGGCCTCATCGACGGTGTAACCGCCATGACGCGCTTCCTGAACATGATTGCCTCCGACCCGGAGGTAGCGCGAGTGCCGGTCATGATCGACTCGTCCAAGTTCCATGTCATCGAGGCGGGTTTGAAGTGCACCCAAGGAACGCCGATCGTCAACTCGATCTCGCTGAAGGTTGGTGAGGAGGAGTTCCTGCGCCAGGCTCGCCTGATCCGGCGTTATGGtgccgccgtggtggtgatggcctTTGACGAAAATGGTCAGGCGGCGGACGATGCCAACAAGACCCGCATCTGTAAGCGCGCGTACGACATGCTGGTGGCGGACGGCTTCCCACCGGAGAACATCGTCTTCGACCCGAACGTGCTGACGATCTGCACCGGCATGGAGGAGCACAACAACTACGCCATAGACTTCATGAATGCGGCGACGTGGATCAAGGCAAATCTGCCCCGCGCCAAGGTGAGCGGCGGAATCTCGAACCTCAGCTTTTCCTTCCGCGGCTTCGAGGCCATTCGCATGGCGATGCACTCCGCCTTCTTGAAGAAAATGATCGCCGATGGAAGTCTCGACATGGCGATCGTGAACGCGGGTGCTCTGCCGGTGTACACCGACATCGAGCCGgatctgctgcagctggtcgAGGATGCCATCTACAACCGCACCCCCCACTCCTCGGAGCGCATTCTCGAGTACGCAGAGCGACtcaaggcggagaaggcgtccggcggtggcgcggaggaggcgaaggtgtCTAAGGTGGATGAATGGCGCAACGCCTCGGTGGAGGAGCGTCTCTCGCACGCCTTGATCAAGGGCATCGTCGAGTTCATCGAGGAtgacgtggaggaggcgcgaaCGTGTGGCAAGTAcgagcggccgctgcacatCATCGAGGGTCCACTGATGGGTGGCATGGGGAAGGTTGGCGAGCTGTTCGGCAGTGGCAAGATGTTCCTACCCCAGGTAATCAAGTCGGCACGTGTCATGaagaaggcggtggcggtgctggtgccaTACATGGAGGCTGAGAAGGCGGCTCTTATGGCGGATACGAACGGCGCGTCGACCTCGCGAGCGAAACGGGTGCTCATGGCGACCGTAAAGGGCGACGTGCACGATATCGGCAAGAACATCGTTGGCGTCGTCCTGGGTTGCAACAGCTACGAGGTGTTAGA
Proteins encoded:
- a CDS encoding putative Golgi/lysosome glycoprotein, which codes for MFRMKSLKLLVVIGVSLALCSTLSLAAENGKRLYPACGVTEHTTSASSQVTSTLYSFSGRTHSLTMTCLAYEVVSVGNDHADEDYCLVEHQTEYMYALVIHAVYTTGNGVTVERNFSIRDMRGGSLAELTVAMPTLSRFSVMFTNLATDTRCNLRVRALLSYKIAGKAGAGNNAPIVVAVSPHTVYSKSADRSVLVLDHGVGQVPQSTDIVSLVDFSQGTCARPDGNVLYMDYLTAIPATVHVYGNRTQLSVRAITFHEPNTYRVCYRAQNSHVATQIGVITVYAGNPAYYDVVGGVNEKGEVLVGTETTIKFYGHDLDTRENGDEAKFVEFTKECDTGKPAGGVPLANDLEPEDNYGPNTTYSLWKSTIAEGGSYKVCYKRKAVNVWTEVPFIEDVAIADRPGESTQAPVPTPTHPSTHAECPMATETAEHPWPKFKSAKVVLTVKKLPSDFLSTLSSLLCLKRSMFTLAYLKHNSEGKQVVFLVLNCEENENAALSECSSIERLNYFASLSKKQLEDHGIESVQGSTHMLAFDEDEGSSRNVFGLILLCASILAAGGMVVFAVCRYMERRHHFVQFGLDDDDIDDMYDFNAAPRSAMRIQYDVAPQAEPTRIANSVIEIED
- a CDS encoding putative methionine synthase, whose amino-acid sequence is MSAMRGERSPVFEELEELFQKRILVLDGGMGTMLQRYKLEETDFRGEEFKNATKDLKGNNDLLCLTQPAKVRDVHYKYAIAGADVVETNTFNSQAVSQSDYETQHLVRRINLAAAKICRDAAEQASRETGRRIFVAGVLGPLNRTASISPSVERPDYRNITYDEIVAAYTEQATALLDGGVDVLLIETIFDSLNAKAALFAVNTLFEDKGYTRLPIMVSGTITDLSGRTLSGQTVDAFYSSMRHGNIISIGLNCALGCREMRPYVERLAEISEGYVTCHPNAGLPNAMGEYDELPEDMARDIRDFAANGWVNLVGGCCGTTPDHIRAIATAVKGIPPRPRGHSSETMVISGLEALHFTHHIGFCNIGERCNISGSLKFKRLVKEGKWEECLAVARQQVEEGAMVLDVNMDDGLIDGVTAMTRFLNMIASDPEVARVPVMIDSSKFHVIEAGLKCTQGTPIVNSISLKVGEEEFLRQARLIRRYGAAVVVMAFDENGQAADDANKTRICKRAYDMLVADGFPPENIVFDPNVLTICTGMEEHNNYAIDFMNAATWIKANLPRAKVSGGISNLSFSFRGFEAIRMAMHSAFLKKMIADGSLDMAIVNAGALPVYTDIEPDLLQLVEDAIYNRTPHSSERILEYAERLKAEKASGGGAEEAKVSKVDEWRNASVEERLSHALIKGIVEFIEDDVEEARTCGKYERPLHIIEGPLMGGMGKVGELFGSGKMFLPQVIKSARVMKKAVAVLVPYMEAEKAALMADTNGASTSRAKRVLMATVKGDVHDIGKNIVGVVLGCNSYEVLDLGVMVSCEKILAAAREHDVDVIGLSGLITPSLDEMVHVAKEMKRMGFNIPLMVGGATTSKQHTAVKIQPHYNKTVHVLDASKAVVTVSNMLGSSEEEFWEEVHETYQEIAEDYLANLKDRVYKPLAFCRENALKIDFVEHPPAPRPRKLGTITISDYSVEMIATRIDWNPFFSVWQVRGTYPNRGFPKLFNCPTVGAEAKRLFDDAQEMLKDIIATRSFRAKAVVTLMPVNSVGDDIEVYKDDTRNEKIATFFGLRQQSEKERGEPYLCISDFIAPKGVAPDYLGSLVVGIFGADKMSEQYEKDNDSYRSIMIKALADRFAEAFTEEVHRIIRTDLWGYAEKETAKTADLIQMQYQGIRPAPGYPSQPDHTEMDTMWRIGEVEERTGVKLSESYAMIPAASVSALVFAHAQSKYFAVGKIQKDQVKDYAERKGWNLDRAESQLSSSLAYN